From Clarias gariepinus isolate MV-2021 ecotype Netherlands chromosome 18, CGAR_prim_01v2, whole genome shotgun sequence:
GCGGCGGCAGGAGGAACACCACGCTGGTGGCCACCATGATGTGCCAGATGGAGTGTGTGTAGTAGTAGTTGCTGTCGGTCTGAGCGAACGCGTACACGCACAGCCCGATGACCGCCGACGCGATGCCGGGTATCAGGAAGAAAACCCAGCGCTTCCACGCGGGCGGGTAACAGTGACGCCGCTTCACACTGCGATATATCTGTAAAGTGATTAAAAATCATCGTCATCGTCGTCATGGTGACGTGTAGAAGATCGGATTCTGACTGAACGCCATCAGACTCTTACCCAGGCAGTTAGCATGATGGCTAACGCAAACAGCACAGGACCTAGAAGGTTCCACAGGCCTCTGCGGTCCAGCTGCATCGCCATGGCGATAAGGAGCGTCCCGCCCATGAAGAGTACCTGCAGCATGGGAGAGACGCGTTATCTgatctgactgtgtgtgtgtgtgtgtgtgtgtgtgtgtgtgtgtgtgtgtgtgtgtacactggcCCTACGTATTTCAGTGTGTACTGCAGTCGGGCCATGCAGACGATGGTCACCCAGACGGCCACCACCGAGCCCAGGAAGTCGCAGAACTGCAGCGTGTCGTAGTCCATGATACAGAGCACGGTCACGCCGGGCTGGTCACACGCGTGGtagaactacacacacacacacacacacacacactgtacattatacagttagttaaaaacaatattgaattaAAAGAATGAAGTAAGAGCGTCGCTATGACATCATTAAACACGTCAGGTGTGTAACCATAGTGAcgagtttatttattcataaataaactGTGTACGATGATTATATCTGTCAATCAATTTATCAGCACTgttgttattatcattattaatatcaATGACACTCACCGCTGACacacaccgtgtgtgtgtgtgtgtgtgtgtgtgttgaaatcAGATCTGTCTGCGTGTTAATTAACAGTAAGATGAATGATTGAAGCTCAGAGCGTTCCGTAAGAGATGCGATCTAATACATCTGCGTaatgtagcagtgtgtgtgttatggcaGGTcccacagcgccccctggagtcTGTAAGTAAACCGCGCGCGCCCTCAGCGCTTCATCACAAAAACTGTCAATATGACTTTACAGGAGTTCCaggtgtgaagtgtgtgtgtgtgtggagtgtgtgtgggataCACACGGTGGAGAAGAACATGGTGAGGAGGTAGACGATGGCCTCGGGGTGGTACCCTCGGTACAGCGCCACCACGATGGGGGGGAGGAACAGCAGGTTACTGAGCGTGAGCAGGAGCGCCGCCGCTAACTGACGAGAGAACGACAGAGCGCTCGAACCGTCTGAGCAGCTCCACCCCAACCAGCctgggcgcacacacacacacacacacaaggtttagaaataaacaagaaaaaagccACCtctgtgaagtgtgtgtgtgtgtgtgtgtgtgtgtctcaccggtgttacacacacaggcagcGTACAGGTAGCTCTGTGAGCGCAGCAGCTTGCAGTCTCCGTACGGACCGCACTCGTCCACACACGCGCTCACACTCGCTGACACGCCCACCGCCGCCGAGACGTTCACACACGCCGCGCTGCTAACACAGACGCTACTGTCACCATGGCAACCACATTAACACTGTGCTCCAGCACTTCATGATCTCATCAAACCAGTTACAGGcatctgggtgtgtgtgtgtgtgtgtgtgtgtgtgtacctgtcgtTACAGATGCTTTGCAGGCTCAGGTACCACGTCACTGCACGAGGAAATGGAATCCTCAACAACGTCCGCGTCTCGTTAACGCTCACCTGGAGAGGATACCCTGTCATGaacgctacacacacacacacacacacacgcttaaaATGTAAACACGTCACTATTTTTTATTGAGAGAGGTTTTTACGTGcggtcctgtgtgtgtgtgttggagtgaTAACACACCTGCATCACATGACTGGCTGGTGTTGAGCTGAAGAACAGGAGCAGAAGGTGTAAGACACGCCCTCACACTGGCCAATGGACCAATCACAGAGGTCTggaatatcacacacacacacacacacacacacacacacacatggcagcAAATTGGAAATGTATAAGAGCAGTGAAACTATTTGAACATTTTGTTataagaacacacacatacacagacacacacacccacacagacacacacacccacacagacacacacacccacacagacacacacacagacacacacaccgtgtTGAGGTCGAGCTGCAGGATGAGCGCCCCCCCACTGTCGGCGGACTCCAGCTCCAGGGGCAGCAGGGTGGGCGTGAGGGCGGGCGCGGTCACGCTGCCATTAGCGACAGTGAAGCGTACGGAGAAGACGTCCTGCGTCTCACGCAGCACCGCCGCGGTCCGGAGACAGGAGTTACTGAGGGGCGCGGCGAGGGACGAGGCGCTCAGGGGGAACGACACGTTCACGTCTGACTCCACGCTCGGGGGGGCACAGCCCACTgggggacagagagagggacagagagagagagagagacgtattattactactattataataaaaatatgtacatatGCTGACAAGAGTCACTTTATCTGGACTTTAACTCTTCAAACTCTGTACTatgtttatattcatttatttattattactctttctacacttttttttcagtttttactcctgttattttattgtgatttatttctaAGCTTTGGCAAAACCAATGTAAATATCTCTCACGCAAACAAAACACCTCCGAGTCTTGaatcagagagacagagagacagagagagagagagagagagagagagagagagagaaacagaaagagaaaaagagagggagagggggaaagagacagacagagagagagacagagaaagaaaagggagagagagagagagagagaaagacagacagagagagaaacagacagcaaGATaagcagggagagagagagacagagagagacagagagagagacagacagagagagagacagacagagaaagagaagcagggagagagagagtttaattGCTCTTTATTACTATGGGTCACACTTTGTTAATACTTGTTTTAACAATTTCAACATTACATTATATCACATAAGTACCAAAGAAGGAAGAAGTAAACTACatcaaatgtgaaaaagataACTCTTCTTCAACAACTGAGTACAAAGCCCCATTACGACTCCATTTCATCTCAATGAAATGTTGTCAAATCCTTTGTAGactcataaaaaacaaaaatcaatcaaCACTCGTGATTCCACCAGATTTAGAAACATTGCCACCATGTCTTCACCAGACAACCTTATTTCTCCTGCTCATATAAATGGCTAACTTGGCCTGACCTAGGACAAAGTTCAAAAGCTGACATGTGACCCTATTAAATCAAACATAATTAAAACCAAAGATAAACATTctcatttaaaacaattcattaaaGGAGGTGAGATTTTTTTccataagtaaaaataaaggtttCAGTCTGTCACATTCCATGAAGGCATGAAAGACAGTTTCTCTTTTTGAACAGAAAGGGCAATCAGCAATGACTTCAGGATTAAGAACTGAGACACAAGCATTAACTGCAATGGCACAGTGAAGAAGTCTCCACTGTATATCCCCTTCACGTTTAGATAACGGTGGATTATGCAGTGACCTCCATTcaggttttacattttctt
This genomic window contains:
- the pgap6 gene encoding post-GPI attachment to proteins factor 6 isoform X3; its protein translation is MYTWFGNARLFRFRVPEGAELVRWSLTVTRGSGFNCGDQNITVHFRSGAPPVINPIGTAFPDSTAFSLAFNLTVSVSSAQSGSVTLFNLTRPADGDWFIAAHLPKDNGKIQQQGLPSCSYSLQPQMYVRRAVDTPILQTNIPLAQTLTQQHVQYRVFVPEFSSELGVFLQSCSVQTAPVSDCSLSITLGSASLGRSSAMVVNCSGGGPCSASLPNPPWNTWVRVSLDFSQANVSTAFSICANYTVGCAPPSVESDVNVSFPLSASSLAAPLSNSCLRTAAVLRETQDVFSVRFTVANGSVTAPALTPTLLPLELESADSGGALILQLDLNTTSVIGPLASVRACLTPSAPVLQLNTSQSCDAAFMTGYPLQVSVNETRTLLRIPFPRAVTWYLSLQSICNDSSAACVNVSAAVGVSASVSACVDECGPYGDCKLLRSQSYLYAACVCNTGWLGWSCSDGSSALSFSRQLAAALLLTLSNLLFLPPIVVALYRGYHPEAIVYLLTMFFSTFYHACDQPGVTVLCIMDYDTLQFCDFLGSVVAVWVTIVCMARLQYTLKYVLFMGGTLLIAMAMQLDRRGLWNLLGPVLFALAIMLTAWIYRSVKRRHCYPPAWKRWVFFLIPGIASAVIGLCVYAFAQTDSNYYYTHSIWHIMVATSVVFLLPPREDNVPPWGWPRKLCGYRMCLNQETELHVTP
- the pgap6 gene encoding post-GPI attachment to proteins factor 6 isoform X2 codes for the protein MAGVPLRCLCLCLALSRCLSHEISHVSGLYSSSPQRLSMYTWFGNARLFRFRVPEGAELVRWSLTVTRGSGFNCGDQNITVHFRSGAPPVINPIGTAFPDSTAFSLAFNLTVSVSSAQSGSVTLFNLTRPADGDWFIAAHLPKDNGKIQQQGLPSCSYSLQPQMYVRRAVDTPILQTNIPLAQTLTQQHVQYRVFVPEFSSELGVFLQSCSVQTAPVSDCSLSITLGSASLGRSSAMVVNCSGGGPCSASLPNPPWNTWVRVSLDFSQANVSTAFSICANYTVGCAPPSVESDVNVSFPLSASSLAAPLSNSCLRTAAVLRETQDVFSVRFTVANGSVTAPALTPTLLPLELESADSGGALILQLDLNTTSVIGPLASVRACLTPSAPVLQLNTSQSCDAAFMTGYPLQVSVNETRTLLRIPFPRAVTWYLSLQSICNDSAACVNVSAAVGVSASVSACVDECGPYGDCKLLRSQSYLYAACVCNTGWLGWSCSDGSSALSFSRQLAAALLLTLSNLLFLPPIVVALYRGYHPEAIVYLLTMFFSTFYHACDQPGVTVLCIMDYDTLQFCDFLGSVVAVWVTIVCMARLQYTLKYVLFMGGTLLIAMAMQLDRRGLWNLLGPVLFALAIMLTAWIYRSVKRRHCYPPAWKRWVFFLIPGIASAVIGLCVYAFAQTDSNYYYTHSIWHIMVATSVVFLLPPREDNVPPWGWPRKLCGYRMCLNQETELHVTP
- the pgap6 gene encoding post-GPI attachment to proteins factor 6 isoform X1, whose protein sequence is MAGVPLRCLCLCLALSRCLSHEISHVSGLYSSSPQRLSMYTWFGNARLFRFRVPEGAELVRWSLTVTRGSGFNCGDQNITVHFRSGAPPVINPIGTAFPDSTAFSLAFNLTVSVSSAQSGSVTLFNLTRPADGDWFIAAHLPKDNGKIQQQGLPSCSYSLQPQMYVRRAVDTPILQTNIPLAQTLTQQHVQYRVFVPEFSSELGVFLQSCSVQTAPVSDCSLSITLGSASLGRSSAMVVNCSGGGPCSASLPNPPWNTWVRVSLDFSQANVSTAFSICANYTVGCAPPSVESDVNVSFPLSASSLAAPLSNSCLRTAAVLRETQDVFSVRFTVANGSVTAPALTPTLLPLELESADSGGALILQLDLNTTSVIGPLASVRACLTPSAPVLQLNTSQSCDAAFMTGYPLQVSVNETRTLLRIPFPRAVTWYLSLQSICNDSSAACVNVSAAVGVSASVSACVDECGPYGDCKLLRSQSYLYAACVCNTGWLGWSCSDGSSALSFSRQLAAALLLTLSNLLFLPPIVVALYRGYHPEAIVYLLTMFFSTFYHACDQPGVTVLCIMDYDTLQFCDFLGSVVAVWVTIVCMARLQYTLKYVLFMGGTLLIAMAMQLDRRGLWNLLGPVLFALAIMLTAWIYRSVKRRHCYPPAWKRWVFFLIPGIASAVIGLCVYAFAQTDSNYYYTHSIWHIMVATSVVFLLPPREDNVPPWGWPRKLCGYRMCLNQETELHVTP